The following proteins come from a genomic window of Phnomibacter ginsenosidimutans:
- a CDS encoding amidohydrolase family protein, whose protein sequence is MGTISLLRQTYLDAQWYKSNPKAEGVNLTLKAWNDQQNLPQVFDPSQGGDLWNVMRADRIGDEFGVQYIIKASGKEYQRISDVAATKAPLIVSLNYPAAQDVEDPNAARYVSLADMKHWELAPTNPAAIEKAGIPFVLTMSDVRDGRTFMSNLRKAMEYGLSETAAMEALTKTPASLLGIYDKLGSLDAGKLANFVITNGPIFSEKTTIHHNWVQGNAYVVKDDNWHNTNGSYALTVNGPSGAQQFTLDVKSSSSAEVSAKDTLTTQFSFDGKMVKIGFAPRTRRAGMGGGRPGMMMGGAAAALPASAIRLSGVSNGDVWQGTGLDSNGNALTWTAVRTKTTEVKADSVAKKAAPQVGSLMYPFVGFGATEMPKQETILIKNATVWTSEKEGVLTATDVLVKNGKIAAVGKNLSDASARVIDGTGKHLSAGIIDEHSHIAVSSINEGGQSVTSEVRIKDNLDPDDINIYRQLSGGVTTSHILHGSANTIGGQTQLIKLRWGTNDQGLMFQNWDPFIKFALGENVKRTTATNGNTRFPDTRMGVEQVLIDAFTRAKDYEAQLKAAEENNKKKGATPMVVRRDLELDALVEIMNQKRFITCHSYVASEIVSTMRVAEQFGFKVNTFTHILEGYKVADKMKAHGANASTFSDWWAYKLEVQDAIPYNAYIMNKVGLNVAINSDDAEMARRLNQEAAKAVKYGGLTEEEALRMVTINPAKMLHVDDRVGSIKVGKDADLVLWSDNPLSIYAKSLYTIVDGTVFFDRAKDLQVQQQVKEERTRLIKKMMGEKGAGRPVVPAQPSYKFVHTCGDHSHKMGLLEFDEHELEEIK, encoded by the coding sequence ATGGGTACCATTTCGCTGCTGCGCCAAACTTATCTGGATGCGCAGTGGTACAAAAGCAACCCCAAAGCAGAAGGCGTGAACCTGACGCTGAAAGCATGGAACGACCAGCAAAACTTACCACAGGTATTCGACCCCAGCCAGGGCGGCGACTTGTGGAATGTAATGCGGGCCGACCGCATTGGCGATGAGTTTGGTGTACAGTACATCATCAAAGCCAGTGGCAAAGAATACCAGCGCATCAGCGATGTGGCTGCTACCAAAGCGCCGCTCATTGTAAGCCTCAACTACCCTGCTGCGCAGGATGTAGAAGACCCCAATGCGGCCCGCTACGTAAGTCTGGCCGATATGAAGCATTGGGAGCTGGCACCCACCAACCCTGCAGCTATTGAAAAAGCGGGCATTCCTTTCGTACTCACCATGAGTGATGTACGTGACGGACGCACCTTTATGAGCAACCTGCGCAAAGCCATGGAGTATGGCCTGAGCGAAACCGCTGCCATGGAAGCGTTGACCAAAACTCCTGCATCACTGTTGGGTATTTACGACAAACTAGGCAGCCTCGATGCAGGCAAGCTGGCCAACTTTGTGATTACCAACGGTCCCATCTTTAGCGAAAAAACGACCATCCACCACAACTGGGTGCAGGGCAATGCCTATGTGGTAAAAGACGACAACTGGCACAACACCAATGGTAGCTATGCATTGACAGTAAATGGCCCATCAGGAGCACAGCAATTTACCCTCGATGTAAAAAGCAGCAGCAGTGCAGAAGTTTCTGCAAAAGACACACTGACCACGCAGTTTTCTTTTGATGGCAAAATGGTGAAAATAGGTTTTGCGCCCCGTACCCGCCGTGCCGGCATGGGTGGCGGTCGCCCCGGCATGATGATGGGTGGCGCCGCTGCAGCATTGCCCGCCAGTGCCATTCGCCTGAGTGGTGTAAGCAATGGCGATGTATGGCAGGGCACCGGCCTCGACAGTAACGGAAACGCATTGACGTGGACCGCAGTTCGTACCAAAACCACCGAAGTAAAAGCAGATAGCGTAGCCAAAAAAGCCGCACCACAAGTAGGCAGCCTCATGTATCCGTTTGTTGGTTTTGGCGCCACCGAAATGCCGAAGCAAGAAACCATCCTCATTAAAAACGCTACCGTTTGGACCAGCGAAAAAGAAGGTGTACTGACAGCAACAGACGTGCTGGTGAAGAATGGTAAAATTGCTGCCGTAGGTAAAAACCTGAGCGATGCATCGGCCCGTGTAATTGATGGTACCGGCAAGCACCTGAGTGCAGGCATCATTGATGAGCACAGCCACATTGCAGTAAGCAGCATCAACGAAGGTGGTCAGAGTGTTACCTCTGAAGTTCGCATCAAAGACAACCTCGACCCCGATGACATCAACATTTACCGCCAGCTGAGTGGTGGTGTTACTACCTCGCATATTTTGCATGGCAGTGCCAATACCATTGGCGGTCAAACCCAGCTTATCAAACTCCGCTGGGGTACTAACGATCAGGGATTGATGTTCCAAAACTGGGATCCGTTTATCAAGTTTGCCCTGGGCGAAAACGTAAAACGTACCACCGCAACCAACGGCAATACCCGCTTCCCCGATACCCGTATGGGCGTGGAGCAAGTGTTGATTGACGCCTTTACCCGTGCTAAAGACTATGAAGCACAACTGAAGGCTGCGGAAGAAAACAACAAGAAGAAAGGCGCTACGCCAATGGTAGTTCGCCGCGACCTGGAGTTGGACGCCTTAGTAGAAATCATGAACCAAAAGCGTTTCATTACCTGCCACAGTTATGTAGCCAGCGAAATAGTAAGCACCATGCGTGTTGCCGAACAGTTTGGTTTTAAAGTAAACACCTTCACCCATATTTTGGAAGGCTACAAAGTAGCTGATAAAATGAAGGCACATGGTGCCAACGCTTCTACCTTCAGCGATTGGTGGGCGTACAAGCTGGAAGTACAGGATGCCATTCCGTACAACGCTTACATCATGAACAAAGTGGGTCTCAACGTAGCCATTAATAGTGATGATGCTGAAATGGCTCGTCGCCTCAACCAGGAAGCTGCGAAAGCCGTAAAGTATGGTGGCCTGACAGAAGAAGAAGCACTGCGTATGGTGACCATTAACCCTGCCAAGATGCTGCATGTGGATGACCGTGTAGGTTCTATCAAAGTGGGTAAAGATGCTGACCTCGTATTGTGGAGCGATAACCCACTGAGTATTTATGCAAAGTCATTGTACACCATTGTTGATGGCACTGTGTTCTTCGACCGTGCCAAAGACCTGCAGGTACAACAGCAAGTGAAGGAAGAACGGACCCGCCTCATCAAAAAAATGATGGGTGAAAAAGGTGCCGGTCGTCCTGTAGTTCCCGCACAGCCATCGTACAAGTTTGTACATACCTGCGGCGACCACAGCCACAAAATGGGCCTGCTGGAATTTGATGAGCATGAATTGGAAGAAATAAAGTGA